One region of Oscillospiraceae bacterium genomic DNA includes:
- a CDS encoding RNA methyltransferase: MIKEADKFVNSAIMEGMTSIRAVLSIQENSEIKNDRKITRILYNSNRYDKLKKEIGYLTHQAEKYGFSMTEASEEYIDGITLGNSHGGIIAICTERTIPLLENNISSIKPNKLYVMIQGIEDPYNFGYSLRSLYSCGAEGIILPERNWMSAAGVVCRASAGASELMNVYTSDALKAAEIFKNNGYKIVCADLRTSDTLGKTELKLPLFLIVGGEKRGISKELLDRSDIIVKIPYARKFNASLSAASATTIIGYEIMRQNDNIF, encoded by the coding sequence AGCAGATAAATTTGTAAATTCTGCTATAATGGAAGGCATGACATCTATACGTGCCGTGTTAAGCATTCAGGAAAACAGCGAAATTAAAAACGATAGAAAAATCACGAGGATTTTGTATAATTCCAACCGATATGATAAGCTAAAAAAAGAAATCGGATATTTAACGCATCAAGCCGAAAAATACGGCTTCTCTATGACTGAAGCCTCTGAAGAATACATTGACGGTATCACGCTCGGAAATTCTCACGGAGGAATCATTGCTATATGTACAGAAAGAACTATTCCTTTGTTGGAAAACAACATTTCTTCTATAAAGCCAAATAAACTTTATGTCATGATACAAGGCATAGAAGATCCTTATAATTTTGGCTATTCCCTTCGTTCCTTGTATTCTTGCGGAGCTGAAGGAATAATTTTGCCGGAAAGAAACTGGATGAGCGCGGCAGGAGTTGTGTGCAGAGCCTCTGCAGGAGCTTCCGAGTTGATGAACGTCTATACATCAGATGCATTAAAAGCGGCAGAAATATTTAAAAATAACGGCTACAAAATAGTTTGCGCCGATCTGAGAACCTCGGACACTCTTGGGAAAACAGAGCTTAAATTGCCGTTGTTTTTAATTGTGGGAGGCGAAAAAAGAGGGATTTCAAAAGAATTGCTTGATAGGTCAGACATCATTGTTAAAATTCCCTATGCGAGAAAATTCAACGCTTCCCTTTCAGCCGCATCCGCAACCACGATAATAGGCTATGAGATAATGCGTCAAAACGATAATATTTTTTGA